A stretch of the Saccharolobus caldissimus genome encodes the following:
- a CDS encoding KEOPS complex subunit Pcc1 has translation MIELKILLECKNAEVIAKSLSVDNINLPKNMIIESRSKDNSVEITIKMKIERANDILTVRNTADEILLHIKNLQQSLNSVS, from the coding sequence ATGATAGAATTAAAAATATTATTGGAATGTAAAAATGCAGAAGTGATTGCAAAGAGTCTAAGTGTTGATAATATTAACTTACCAAAAAATATGATAATAGAAAGCAGATCTAAAGACAATTCAGTAGAAATAACTATAAAAATGAAGATAGAACGCGCAAATGACATCCTTACAGTTAGAAATACTGCAGATGAAATATTACTCCATATAAAGAATCTTCAACAATCGCTTAATAGTGTAAGTTAA
- a CDS encoding single-stranded DNA exonuclease, protein MEVFLGEPNHQEIREFVRNIQPKDNLCISTYYSPDPILFSYIISKYIKNLFILSFNSKNCEIELKMDNNGKWLLDNKNGKKYFLGQNSYCSYLSITTDDVLPTLTGIISSTIVERRKLTEWELNIIKDLGNLGVIVEKNLKIPGYKTLPLFLSLMLSIDPYIPGLTGNRENTINMIKEINLNEVTRLDELNESQLNTLLFRIISLIIKENPKFSRDDIITERVFYLDYDILELAFSAIYFFDTIGSSELLQLSLSSSYAEILIDKFRQTFSKGFTLNLIDSKQSYYLIEAKNFDSPLMAQLIFLQLQKIRKDKIIILKRGDNYYTSRYFIKIHDREGVVKIDDRIKNIIGM, encoded by the coding sequence ATGGAGGTATTTTTAGGAGAGCCTAATCACCAAGAGATAAGGGAATTTGTAAGGAACATACAGCCAAAAGATAACTTGTGTATTAGTACTTATTATTCTCCTGATCCTATTTTATTTTCGTATATAATTTCTAAATATATTAAAAATTTATTCATTCTTTCCTTTAATTCTAAGAATTGCGAAATTGAACTTAAAATGGATAACAATGGTAAATGGCTTCTAGATAATAAGAACGGTAAAAAATATTTTTTAGGACAAAATTCTTATTGTTCATATTTATCAATTACAACTGATGACGTTTTACCTACCCTTACTGGGATAATAAGCTCCACAATAGTAGAGAGAAGAAAATTAACGGAGTGGGAATTAAATATAATAAAGGATTTAGGAAATTTAGGAGTAATTGTAGAAAAAAATCTTAAAATACCAGGCTATAAGACATTGCCGCTATTTTTGTCTTTAATGCTTTCAATAGATCCCTATATTCCTGGCCTAACTGGAAATAGAGAAAATACTATAAACATGATAAAGGAGATAAATTTGAATGAAGTAACTAGATTAGATGAGTTAAATGAAAGTCAATTAAATACACTACTCTTTAGAATAATTTCACTAATAATTAAAGAAAACCCAAAATTTTCAAGGGATGATATAATTACTGAAAGAGTATTTTATTTAGATTATGATATTCTAGAACTAGCCTTCTCAGCAATATATTTTTTTGATACTATTGGGAGTAGTGAATTATTGCAATTGTCATTATCTTCTTCCTATGCTGAAATCTTAATAGATAAATTTAGACAAACCTTCTCAAAGGGATTTACATTAAATTTAATTGATTCTAAACAATCATATTATCTCATAGAAGCTAAAAATTTCGATTCGCCCCTAATGGCACAATTAATCTTTCTACAGCTTCAGAAAATAAGAAAGGATAAGATTATAATATTAAAAAGAGGGGATAATTATTATACAAGTAGATACTTCATTAAAATTCATGATAGAGAGGGAGTTGTAAAAATTGATGATAGAATTAAAAATATTATTGGAATGTAA
- a CDS encoding flippase-like domain-containing protein, with protein MDKKYIAAIILPFIVIWIYAIIFKLNITYILSEDPRFFILFFMTYLIQNSIDSFKDSLLTKLRIDKTLKARMVGNAVGLLIPGWAGQELARSLVYNKYGPNLRQSFSYSILVGSIDVLAICFGYLLLLPLYFNPLEIIFIFITISNIAGWGIALSYFYLQSSKLNKLEEFVFKIIKVEHISSSYLEFKSYLRQGTNKDIIIYTLIAMLSFVSYGIYFYYILHNILLSIFISFLYQAATLIPIPSGAIVGELALSIFIPPSYVFLTRLNYIVSNLLGFIFFKEMNFEELKKWSKEVLKR; from the coding sequence TTGGATAAAAAATACATTGCAGCAATTATATTACCATTTATAGTAATTTGGATATATGCAATAATTTTTAAACTTAATATAACCTATATATTATCCGAGGATCCTAGATTTTTCATATTATTCTTCATGACATATCTAATTCAAAATAGTATTGATTCTTTTAAAGATTCTTTATTAACTAAACTTAGAATCGATAAAACTTTGAAAGCTAGAATGGTAGGTAATGCGGTAGGACTTTTAATACCTGGCTGGGCTGGACAAGAATTGGCTAGGAGTCTAGTATATAATAAATATGGCCCTAATTTAAGGCAATCATTTAGTTACTCAATACTAGTTGGTTCTATAGACGTCCTTGCAATATGTTTTGGTTACCTCTTATTACTTCCATTATATTTTAATCCATTAGAGATAATATTCATATTTATAACAATATCTAACATAGCTGGGTGGGGAATAGCACTCTCTTACTTTTACCTTCAGTCATCTAAATTAAATAAATTAGAGGAATTTGTATTTAAAATAATAAAAGTAGAACACATATCTTCAAGTTATCTGGAATTTAAATCGTATCTTAGACAAGGAACTAACAAAGATATTATTATATATACCCTAATAGCAATGCTTAGCTTTGTCTCATATGGCATATATTTCTATTATATTCTACATAATATTTTACTATCTATCTTCATTTCATTTCTATACCAAGCTGCTACACTAATTCCTATACCGTCTGGAGCAATTGTAGGTGAACTTGCATTATCAATATTTATACCTCCATCTTATGTATTTTTAACGCGATTAAATTATATCGTTTCCAATTTATTGGGATTCATATTCTTTAAGGAAATGAACTTTGAAGAACTTAAAAAATGGTCAAAAGAAGTTTTAAAGAGATAA
- a CDS encoding HesA/MoeB/ThiF family protein, whose amino-acid sequence MERYSRQLLVLGLELQQKLSELKVLIAGCGALGSTIAELLARLGVGEITVIDADIVDITNLHRTHLFTEDDVGKPKAEVCANKLSKINSTIKINYIIDIIDEKNIESIIINKDYIFDGLDNLYYKLLLNDAAIKMNIPLIYGGINGEYGSAKLIVPNKTSCLSCFVDYSNTGEETYNACDVIGVTPLIVELTASIQVSLMLKHLRGVIDNSLYYIDSREIEIEKINIQKSISCKSCSLREFPFLNQKILKPKCGIFRLPTEDFNIEKPKVSKTSGRTILCYPKIGCFEKRGS is encoded by the coding sequence GTGGAAAGGTACTCAAGGCAATTATTAGTATTAGGGCTAGAACTTCAACAGAAGTTAAGCGAGTTAAAAGTTTTAATAGCAGGATGTGGAGCTTTAGGGAGCACAATAGCAGAACTATTAGCAAGATTGGGAGTAGGAGAGATAACAGTAATTGATGCTGATATAGTTGATATAACTAATTTGCATAGAACTCATCTGTTTACGGAAGATGACGTAGGTAAGCCCAAGGCTGAAGTATGCGCTAATAAATTATCCAAAATAAATTCAACAATAAAAATTAACTATATAATAGATATAATAGATGAGAAAAATATAGAAAGTATAATTATAAATAAGGATTATATCTTTGATGGATTAGACAATTTATATTATAAATTATTACTTAATGACGCTGCAATAAAAATGAATATACCATTAATATATGGTGGAATAAATGGAGAGTATGGTTCAGCGAAGTTAATCGTCCCTAATAAAACTTCATGCTTATCGTGCTTTGTAGATTATTCAAATACTGGAGAAGAGACATATAACGCATGTGACGTGATAGGAGTTACTCCACTTATAGTGGAGCTCACGGCAAGTATTCAGGTTAGTCTTATGCTTAAACACTTAAGAGGGGTAATAGACAACTCGCTTTATTATATAGACTCAAGGGAAATTGAAATTGAAAAAATTAACATTCAAAAGAGTATTAGCTGTAAATCTTGTTCTTTAAGAGAATTTCCATTTTTAAACCAAAAAATATTAAAACCTAAATGTGGAATATTTAGACTGCCTACAGAAGATTTTAACATTGAAAAACCCAAAGTTTCAAAAACTTCAGGAAGAACAATATTATGTTATCCTAAAATAGGCTGCTTTGAAAAAAGGGGAAGCTAA
- a CDS encoding transketolase, which produces MEKGGSDGAPISIEELNKLRRVAERARKNVIKMLFYDQSIHVGSSLSSIEILTTLIFRYIRNHSNLVDKDWLILSKGHAAPALYAVLAEKGYINEDELWRIQDISGLLQGHPEIFIPGVDMSTGSLGQGLSFGIGVATGIKMSGGSGRVYVIMGDGEQDEGEVWEAMTHAVVRNLDNLIAFIEMNNFQLDGPTDEIKPKNFLPKVWEAVGWKVLNCDGHDFISISNAIDEALKAGKPAVIFANTIRGKGFPAIENTKKQRSSPDDARKSLLDA; this is translated from the coding sequence ATGGAAAAAGGTGGAAGTGATGGAGCTCCAATATCAATAGAGGAATTAAATAAGTTAAGAAGAGTTGCAGAAAGGGCTAGAAAAAACGTAATAAAAATGTTGTTTTACGATCAATCGATACATGTTGGATCCTCCCTTAGTAGTATAGAAATATTAACAACTTTGATATTTAGATATATAAGAAATCATTCAAATTTAGTAGATAAGGATTGGTTAATCTTAAGTAAAGGTCATGCAGCACCAGCTCTTTATGCAGTATTGGCTGAGAAAGGGTATATTAATGAGGATGAGTTGTGGAGAATTCAAGATATTTCTGGGTTACTTCAAGGTCATCCAGAAATCTTCATTCCTGGTGTTGACATGTCAACTGGTAGTCTAGGTCAAGGCTTAAGCTTCGGAATTGGAGTAGCAACTGGCATAAAAATGTCTGGAGGTAGTGGTAGAGTTTATGTGATTATGGGTGATGGTGAACAGGATGAAGGAGAAGTGTGGGAGGCTATGACTCATGCTGTAGTCAGAAACTTAGACAATTTGATAGCATTTATAGAGATGAACAATTTCCAACTAGATGGCCCTACAGATGAGATAAAACCGAAAAATTTCCTGCCTAAAGTGTGGGAAGCTGTAGGATGGAAGGTATTAAACTGTGATGGACATGACTTTATAAGTATTAGTAATGCGATTGATGAAGCTTTAAAGGCAGGAAAACCGGCAGTTATTTTTGCTAATACCATAAGAGGTAAAGGTTTTCCCGCAATAGAAAATACTAAAAAACAGAGGTCTAGTCCAGATGATGCAAGGAAATCTTTACTCGATGCGTGA